The window TTGCTTCGTTGATATCCGTGAAGCCCAGCTTGGTGGCAAATATCTCTTCGTAGGGCTTTATCGGCCCGCTCTCATGGCCCATGACAGCCCCCAGCTCGCCCTCGCAGGCAAGCCCCGAGGCATGCACCAAATCCGCAACACGGGCAGTGGCCTCGATATTGCCTTCAAGATCGAGGCGCGAGGCGTCCACCATCACCGACTGATACCCCGCGTCAATGGCGCGGCGTATGATCGGCAGGTAGTCCACCTGTTTCTGATCCTCATCGATGACCGGCACATGGTCCAGCCCCAGGAGGGTGAAGCCCGGCTTTTCGAACTTCCGGTATTCTTCGGCCACTGCTTCGAGGCTTTTGGAAGAAAACTTTTCCCATTCAACCCGGGCAACATGGATAATGGCGATGATGTTTTCATCTTTCACCGCTGCTGCCACAGGCTCGACCATGGGAAGGTAGGGGATGTTGAAAGCAGGAACCGCAGTCCCTATCTCCCGCGCCTTAAGTATCACGTCTTTTGCGTTCATTGTACGACCTGTCAGAACGAGTGGATTTCGTAGCCCAGGTATTTCTCCAGGGCTTCCCGCACTGCCCAGGCTGTTTTGCCCGCAGTGAGGCTCAAGTGATGACGATACCCTTCTTTTCCCACATAGTCAACGATTTCCCCCATGCGGGGATGTTCCATGACCACGCCGCAGCCGAAGAAGCCTTCTTCTATGGCATCGCCGGTGAGATAGCCCTCGCCCAGGAAAGCCCAGATTTTGCCGTCCTCTGTTTTGGCGCTGCCAAAGGTCACAGGCAGGTTCTGCCTGATCTGCCCATGGTTGATACCCACCCCGGAACCGGCGCCGAGGCTCTTCCTGAACATCAGGTGCTCCTCGGTAATGCCCTTGCCCTCCATTAACGAAATAGGCACAGGCCCGCAGTGGAAAAGTATGCTCTTGTTGTCGTCCAAGCCAAAGTTATTGTTGATATCCAGCAGCATAGGGGCCGAGTCCCCGGCCAGGGATATGGCCTTCATGATAATGGCGTTGGCAATATCCACTTCGCAGCCCGCGGCAATGCCCCGTTCGTTCAGCTCGCCGAGGAGCAGGCAGGGCGCCACGCCGAAACTCAGCTCCAGTTCGTCCCAGCACCTTATTGCAACAGCGTCAAGCTGGTATTCTTCTATATAATTGTCAATAACCACCCCAAGGCGGGAAATAGTGTCCAGCTTTGCAGCCTCGTAATTGAACTGGGTAGTTTCGAGGAGCTTCTTCTTTTTTGCCTCGATACGTCCTGAATCCGCTTCTTTCATGAGACGGAAAATCTGGGAAAGGTCAAAGCTTTCGATATTGATGCCGTGCCGCTGAAGCCCGATCTCGTCCACCCTCACGGTTTTGAAAGCCGTGGTCCTGGCGCCAAAGGAGCCCAGATTCATGCGCCGCATGGTCTTTACAATGCGGCAAATGCCTGCGAATTTTTGCAGATGCTCCTGGAAAACCTCTTCCCCCGGATCAACCGTAAAAGGAGGGATTATGGTGTACTTGATACCGCACTGCCGCAGCACATTGCACATGGCAAATTTGCCGCACATGGAATCCCTGCGGTGGGCAAAATCCATCTTCCCCGGCATATCCCGGTAAGCCTGCACCAGTATGGGCACCCCAGCCTCGCTCAGGGCAGCCTGGGCCCCGTTTTCGTCGCTGAAGTTGGGCATACAGAGTATGACCCCCTGGAACTGCCCCGCATGCTCCCTGAGGAACGCGGCGTACTTCCGCCCCTCCTCCCTGGTTTCCACAGCCCCAAAGCGGGTCAGCTTCTCGTCCATGGCGATATAGCCATACCCGGCCTTTTCCACAGCCTGGATAAGCTCCCTGCGCGCATCGGCAATGAGCTCACCGGGGAAAAAACCCCGGTTCCCGAAAAATAGAGCGAATGTAAGTTTGGTCATTTGAGCAAATCTCCTTATAATATAGAATTCTCCGGCGTCTTGAGCACCACATCGAGAACCTTGACGACCGGTTTACCGCCTATTTTATTTTGTATCTTGTCCATTAAAATATCAATGCACAATTTTGCTTCATCTTCTTTGGAACCCACCGTCGGAAAATTTAGAGGTATCATGAGTTTTTCCTGAAGATTGTCGCAGCCTGTTACCTGAATATGGGGAAAGCGGCCCCTTAGGGCGTAGATTATTTCGTAGGCCATGAGATCACTGTGGGCCATAATAGCGGTAAAGGGGATCTTATCTTTCAATACCTGGATGATGGCATCCCTGGTTTTTCCTTCTTTAATATCAGTAATTTTAATCAGATCTTCTTTAACCCGAATTCCCCGTTTTTTATGGGCATCGCGATAACCCTGCAAACGGTCGGTGCCGCTCGAAATGTACAGAGGACCGCCGGCATAGAGGATATTGGTATGCCCCCGATCGAGGAGATAACCGGCAGCCAGTTCTCCTACTTTAACATCATCCCAATGAACAGTATCCACTTCGATGTCTCTGAAATACCGTCCGACCAGCACAAAAGGCAGAGGCAGTTTCTGGAGCAGTTTGATGTTGTCCGTATTCTCCTGGACAGGGCAGATAATGATGCCATCAACTTTTTTACTATAAGCTGAAAAAATAGCCTCTTCTTCCTGTCGGGAATTTTCGTTAGTGTTGTAAATAATAATTGAAAAACCAGCCTGTTTAGCATTGAATTCGATATCCCGTACCAGGGTGCCGAAAAAGGGGTTGGCTATATCGCCTACGATGACTGCCAGTGTGTTGGTCTGACCCGATCTCATGGAACCAGCAGCAGCATCCCGTACATACCCCATGGCTTTGGCGGCCTTGTCGATGATTTTTTTTGTCTTTTCCGAGATATCGCTCTTGTTTTTCAGAGCCCTGGACACTGTATTGATGGTAAAGCCGGTTTTTTGGGCTATATCCTTGAGGGTGACACGTTTTGGGGCTTCCCGCACATTAACGTTCAAGTAATTCAACTCCGATTTCAATTAGTATTTCATTATTTTCCCTGAAAATATAAAGACTGTCAAGAGAAAAATCA is drawn from Leadbettera azotonutricia ZAS-9 and contains these coding sequences:
- a CDS encoding class II fructose-bisphosphate aldolase, whose protein sequence is MNAKDVILKAREIGTAVPAFNIPYLPMVEPVAAAVKDENIIAIIHVARVEWEKFSSKSLEAVAEEYRKFEKPGFTLLGLDHVPVIDEDQKQVDYLPIIRRAIDAGYQSVMVDASRLDLEGNIEATARVADLVHASGLACEGELGAVMGHESGPIKPYEEIFATKLGFTDINEAIQFAKESRCDWMSVAVGNIHGAVAEATRGQKKPEARLDVDHIAAIYKAVKLPLVLHGGSGIQVDYIRRGIKAGIAKINVGTEIRQAYENGLKNSNNDIGKAQEAVYKRVREVIVDMLGENKTRPALKG
- a CDS encoding L-fucose/L-arabinose isomerase family protein; protein product: MTKLTFALFFGNRGFFPGELIADARRELIQAVEKAGYGYIAMDEKLTRFGAVETREEGRKYAAFLREHAGQFQGVILCMPNFSDENGAQAALSEAGVPILVQAYRDMPGKMDFAHRRDSMCGKFAMCNVLRQCGIKYTIIPPFTVDPGEEVFQEHLQKFAGICRIVKTMRRMNLGSFGARTTAFKTVRVDEIGLQRHGINIESFDLSQIFRLMKEADSGRIEAKKKKLLETTQFNYEAAKLDTISRLGVVIDNYIEEYQLDAVAIRCWDELELSFGVAPCLLLGELNERGIAAGCEVDIANAIIMKAISLAGDSAPMLLDINNNFGLDDNKSILFHCGPVPISLMEGKGITEEHLMFRKSLGAGSGVGINHGQIRQNLPVTFGSAKTEDGKIWAFLGEGYLTGDAIEEGFFGCGVVMEHPRMGEIVDYVGKEGYRHHLSLTAGKTAWAVREALEKYLGYEIHSF
- a CDS encoding LacI family DNA-binding transcriptional regulator, whose product is MNVNVREAPKRVTLKDIAQKTGFTINTVSRALKNKSDISEKTKKIIDKAAKAMGYVRDAAAGSMRSGQTNTLAVIVGDIANPFFGTLVRDIEFNAKQAGFSIIIYNTNENSRQEEEAIFSAYSKKVDGIIICPVQENTDNIKLLQKLPLPFVLVGRYFRDIEVDTVHWDDVKVGELAAGYLLDRGHTNILYAGGPLYISSGTDRLQGYRDAHKKRGIRVKEDLIKITDIKEGKTRDAIIQVLKDKIPFTAIMAHSDLMAYEIIYALRGRFPHIQVTGCDNLQEKLMIPLNFPTVGSKEDEAKLCIDILMDKIQNKIGGKPVVKVLDVVLKTPENSIL